From Carya illinoinensis cultivar Pawnee chromosome 5, C.illinoinensisPawnee_v1, whole genome shotgun sequence, one genomic window encodes:
- the LOC122310910 gene encoding root phototropism protein 3-like, which translates to MWESETESVGGRDYGNGVLSSSKHGVKTDGFELRGQSWYVATDIPSDLEVQVGDVNFHLHKYPLLSRSGKMNRILYESRDPDLNKIALDDLPGGPDAFELAARFCYGIAVDLTAANISGLRCAAEYLEMTEDLEEGNLIFKTEAFLSYVVLSSWRDSIVVLKSCEKLSPWAENLQIVRRCSESIAWKACANPKGIRWAYTGRAPKDSGPKWNDMKDSSPSRNQQVPPDWWFEDVSLLRIDHYVRVITAIKVKGMRFELIGAAIMHYAEKWLTGLISDATGARDEGSNGSNSYTSISSSSWKGGLHMIVAGTKDDLPPVHSKDQRMIIESLISIIPPQKDSVSCSFLLRLLRMANMMKVAPALVTELEKRVGMQFEQATLPDLLIPSYNKNETMYDVDLVQRLLEHFLVQEQIESSSPSRQSFSDKHMYEGSHRINNPNAKMRVARLVDSYLTEVSRDRNLSLTKFQVLAEALPESARTCDDGLYRAVDSYLKAHPTLSEHERKRLCRVMDCQKLSIDACMHAAQNERLPLRVVVQVLFSEQVKISNAIANSSLKEAGESQYQPVISNRKSLLEGTPQSFQEGWTAAKKDINTLKFELESVKTKYLELQNDMENLQRQFDKMVKQKQTSAWSSGWRKLSKFTKMTTLESQDNGHQLPNAAEQTRKTPRRWRNSIS; encoded by the exons ATGTGGGAATCAGAGACCGAGTCAGTTGGAGGCAGAGACTACGGCAATGGCGTTCTTAGTTCTAGCAAGCATGGGGTCAAGACTGACGGGTTTGAGCTAAGGGGCCAGTCTTG GTATGTTGCAACTGATATTCCTAGTGACCTTGAAGTTCAAGTTGGGGATGTTAATTTCCATTTGCACAAG TATCCCTTGCTTTCTCGGAGTGGAAAGATGAACAGGATTCTATATGAATCACGCGACCCAGACTTGAATAAGATAGCTCTGGATGACCTACCTGGTGGACCTGATGCTTTCGAGTTGGCAGCAAGATTCTGCTATGGAATTGCTGTTGATCTAACAGCAGCCAATATCTCTGGCCTGAGATGTGCTGCAGAGTACCTTGAAATGACAGAAGACTTGGAAGAAGGCAATCTTATATTTAAGACCGAAGCATTTCTAAGCTATGTAGTTTTATCCTCATGGAGGGACTCTATAGTGGTGTTGAAAAGCTGTGAGAAGCTCTCACCATGGGCGGAGAACCTTCAAATTGTCCGAAGATGCAGCGAGTCCATTGCTTGGAAAGCTTGTGCCAATCCAAAAGGAATAAGATGGGCATACACCGGAAGGGCCCCAAAAGATTCCGGCCCTAAATGGAATGACATGAAGGACTCCAGTCCCAGTAGAAATCAGCAGGTTCCTCCAGATTGGTGGTTTGAAGATGTTTCTCTCCTTAGGATTGATCACTATGTAAGGGTCATTACTGCAATTAAGGTCAAGGGAATGAGATTTGAGCTGATTGGAGCTGCAATAATGCATTATGCAGAAAAATGGCTAACGGGTCTGATAAGTGATGCAACAGGGGCAAGAGACGAAGGAAGCAATGGCAGCAATAGTTATACTAGTATTAGCAGCAGTAGTTGGAAGGGGGGCCTCCATATGATTGTGGCAGGAACTAAAGATGATCTTCCTCCTGTTCATTCCAAGGATCAGAGGATGATCATCGAGAGCCTCATCAGCATAATTCCACCACAGAAGGATAGTGTCTCATGCAGCTTCCTACTTCGGCTTTTGAGAATGGCAAACATGATGAAAGTGGCTCCCGCTTTGGTAACTGAATTGGAGAAACGAGTGGGAATGCAGTTTGAACAGGCTACATTGCCAGATCTTCTTATTCCATCTTACAATAAAAATGAGACAATGTACGATGTGGATCTTGTTCAGAGACTTTTGGAGCATTTTTTAGTTCAAGAACAGATAGAAAGTTCGAGTCCGAGCAGGCAATCTTTTTCCGACAAACACATGTATGAAGGTAGCCATAGGATTAATAACCCAAACGCTAAGATGAGAGTGGCAAGGCTTGTTGACAGTTATCTTACAGAGGTGTCCAGAGATAGAAACCTCTCCCTCACAAAGTTTCAGGTACTGGCAGAAGCTTTGCCTGAATCTGCAAGGACCTGTGATGATGGACTTTACCGAGCAGTTGATTCTTACCTCAAG GCCCATCCAACGCTGTCTGAGCATGAAAGGAAACGACTTTGCCGTGTGATGGATTGCCAGAAGCTCTCAAtcgatgcatgcatgcatgctgcccAGAATGAACGGCTTCCATTAAGAGTCGTCGTGCAAGTCCTCTTCTCTGAGCAGGTAAAGATAAGCAATGCAATAGCCAACAGCTCCCTGAAAGAAGCTGGTGAATCTCAATACCAGCCAGTGATCTCAAACCGGAAATCACTGCTTGAAGGGACTCCGCAATCATTCCAAGAAGGATGGACAGCTGCCAAGAAGGACATTAACACGCTCAAGTTTGAGCTCGAGAGTGTGAAAACCAAGTACCTTGAGCTCCAGAATGACATGGAGAATCTGCAGAGACAGTTTGATAAAATGGTAAAGCAGAAGCAGACATCAGCATGGAGCAGCGGGTGGaggaaattaagcaaatttaCCAAGATGACTACTTTAGAAAGCCAGGATAATGGGCATCAGCTCCCAAACGCTGCTGAACAGACTAGAAAGACACCTAGAAGATGGAGAAATTCAATATCCTGA
- the LOC122309347 gene encoding uncharacterized protein LOC122309347 → MTKAPPEIDRTVSPTSSKAHRLKHHHQRALSSPLFSHAYSPKLSIFVLATCVVLFVLLHIQYSLQTPPSDPPSPSWSLMHQWQRVINTTIGTSSTELICTNKLKSMADHLRQSVTFLPLKDLRYTQTALQGHTWFMSSMYDIHEEGEVQYQQFPSESSQGRLLCLKGRDKHDGSWNSYALAWPETLPFNATLMKGLTFVSYNHYNYDNIWHGLSAMVPFVAWHRNNGCAMPTRWVLYHWGELRLKMGLWLTTLMDATFGGKPYIEGFEEVGEDEPVCFEKSVVMRHNEGGMSRERRMEAYDLMRCKARVYCNVSLEGRGTEVNSRGVPVIGMTMFMRTGPRSFSNDTAVIGIFERECAKVDGCRLTVAYSNNLSVCEQVNLMSLTDILISPHGAQLTNMFLMDRNSSVMEFFPKGWLKLAGVGQYVYHWIASWSGMRHQGAWRDPNGEKCPFPEDDRRCMSIFKSGKIGYNETYFGEWARNVLNEVKTLKLEEQVNRNSSTTSSTWCGCR, encoded by the exons ATGACCAAAGCGCCTCCAGAAATAGATAGAACTGTCAGTCCCACCTCCAGCAAAGCTCACCGGCTCAAACACCACCACCAACGCGCCCTCTCATCACCACTATTCTCTCATGCCTACTCCCCTAAACTGTCCATCTTTGTCTTAGCCACCTGTGTCGTCCTCTTCGTTCTCCTCCATATCCAATACTCCCTCCAAACCCCACCATCTGATCCCCCTTCACCCTCATGGTCTCTCATGCACCAATGGCAGAGAGTCATCAACACGACCATCGGAACCTCCTCCACCGAGTTGATCTGCACCAACAAGCTCAAATCCATGGCCGACCACCTCCGACAGTCGGTCACGTTTCTCCCACTCAAAGATTTACGTTACACACAAACCGCTCTTCAAGGCCATACGTGGTTCATGAGCTCCATGTATGATATTCACGAAGAAGGTGAGGTGCAATATCAGCAATTCCCCTCGGAATCCTCACAGGGCAGGCTTCTTTGCCTCAAAGGGCGTGACAAGCATGACGGTTCCTGGAACTCCTACGCACTCGCATGGCCAGAGACTTTACCCTTCAATGCTACGCTCATGAAGGGCCTAACCTTCGTGTCGTACAACCACTACAACTACGACAATATATGGCATGGTTTGTCGGCTATGGTACCTTTCGTGGCCTGGCACAGGAACAACGGGTGCGCGATGCCAACTAGGTGGGTTTTGTACCACTGGGGTGAGCTCAGGCTCAAGATGGGACTGTGGTTGACGACTTTAATGGATGCCACCTTCGGTGGGAAACCGTACATTGAAGGGTTCGAAGAGGTTGGTGAAGATGAGCCAGTTTGCTTTGAGAAGTCTGTGGTGATGAGGCACAATGAGGGAGGGATGTCGAGGGAGAGGAGGATGGAAGCGTATGATTTGATGAGGTGCAAGGCTAGGGTGTACTGTAACGTGAGCTTGGAAGGGAGGGGTACCGAGGTGAATAGCCGGGGAGTACCGGTGATTGGAATGACCATGTTTATGCGAACAGGGCCGAGATCGTTCAGTAATGATACGGCGGTGATCGGAATCTTTGAGAGGGAGTGCGCTAAGGTGGACGGTTGCCGGCTCACGGTGGCTTACTCCAATAATCTCAGCGTTTGCGAGCAG GTGAATCTGATGAGTTTGACAGATATTCTAATATCTCCGCACGGTGCCCAGTTGACCAACATGTTCCTAATGGACAGAAACAGCAGCGTCATGGAGTTCTTCCCCAAAGGGTGGCTCAAACTCGCCGGCGTAGGGCAGTATGTCTACCACTGGATAGCTAGCTGGTCCGGGATGAGACATCAAGGCGCCTGGCGTGATCCAAACGGGGAAAAATGCCCCTTCCCTGAAGATGATCGTCGCTGCATGTCTATCTTCAAGAGCGGCAAAATTGGATACAACGAGACCTACTTTGGTGAGTGGGCCAGAAATGTTTTGAACGAGGTGAAAACTCTTAAGTTGGAGGAACAAGTCAACAGGAACAGCAGTACCACTTCTAGTACTTGGTGTGGTTGTCGCTGA
- the LOC122310489 gene encoding transcription factor bHLH143-like, protein MVKASESRLCPEHSAWKPSKLNFMSTALCPRQQEHLPTCVDPGISVSSSPMALPRFAVPIIPDLKTEQINEAHGSIQCSPLQFQSLLPTPDLYLKPKQSVLSSVFNGKAVPNANSGSSPKRFLIFDQCGNQTRIIYNSVCFPVENPTAATKSRCSFKFNEEPEAARVCQTDPSKYTLQEESGENIITREESEMHEDTEEINALLYSDDDDDGDEYGDDDEIMSTGHSPIAIKRSHEKHEQVEYLADEVTGPDSPNKRQKLLDGRYKELSPMGTASSVKLDRSAEYDSDAESGYAIGQNQAEEAGSILGKVCFKRDKIRETLRALEGIIPGAEGKDPSLVIDEAIDYLKILKSQICRSEQAIGCTLLGMFAKGLEEGWKGGNP, encoded by the coding sequence ATGGTTAAGGCCAGCGAATCTCGGCTTTGTCCAGAGCATTCTGCTTGGAAGCCATCTAAACTGAATTTCATGAGCACGGCACTGTGCCCGAGGCAGCAGGAACATTTGCCAACATGTGTAGACCCTGGCATTTCTGTGTCCTCTTCACCTATGGCACTGCCCAGGTTTGCAGTTCCTATCATACCAGACTTGAAGACTGAACAAATTAATGAAGCTCATGGATCTATTCAGTGTTCGCCTCTTCAATTCCAGAGCTTGCTTCCTACTCCTGATCTTTATCTCAAACCAAAGCAATCTGTGCTGTCTAGCGTGTTTAATGGGAAGGCTGTGCCAAATGCAAATTCTGGGTCTTCTCCAAAGAGGTTTCTTATTTTTGATCAGTGTGGGAATCAAACGAGGATAATTTATAATTCAGTTTGCTTCCCTGTTGAGAACCCAACTGCTGCCACAAAATCACGTTGTTCGTTTAAGTTTAATGAGGAACCAGAAGCAGCTAGAGTGTGTCAAACTGATCCAAGCAAGTACACTTTGCAAGAAGAGTCTGgtgaaaatataataactcGTGAAGAAAGCGAGATGCATGAAGACACCGAAGAAATCAATGCCTTGCTTTActctgatgatgatgatgatggtgatgaATATGGTGATGACGATGAAATAATGAGCACAGGCCATTCTCCAATCGCTATAAAGAGGAGCCATGAGAAACATGAACAGGTTGAATACCTAGCGGATGAAGTTACTGGACCTGACAGCCCAAACAAAAGGCAGAAACTACTCGATGGTAGGTACAAAGAGTTGTCACCTATGGGCACTGCTAGTTCAGTAAAACTGGACAGATCTGCCGAGTACGATAGTGATGCTGAATCAGGCTACGCCATTGGCCAGAACCAAGCTGAGGAAGCGGGTTCTATTTTGGGAAAGGTGTGTTTTAAAAGGGATAAAATCCGTGAGACATTGAGAGCACTTGAGGGTATAATTCCCGGTGCAGAGGGTAAGGACCCATCGTTGGTTATTGATGAAGCTATAGATTACCTGAAGATTTTGAAGAGCCAAATCTGTAGGAGCGAACAAGCAATAGGTTGCACCCTCCTTGGCATGTTTGCCAAAGGGTTGGAAGAAGGGTGGAAAGGTGGTAACCCTTGA
- the LOC122309859 gene encoding mitochondrial uncoupling protein 5-like translates to MSLKGFVEGGIASIVAGASTHPLDLIKVRMQLQGEPRVPSPAFQSAIRPTVALNSTIGCNNTSLSGTLHVAQPPRVGPISIAARIIQTEGLAAVFSGVSATILRQTLYSTTRMGLYDILKRKWSDSNSGSGNLPLMRKIAAGLIAGGVGAAVGNPADVAMVRMQADGRLPIDQRRNYKSVVDAISQMSKQEGIPSLWRGSALTVNRAMVVTASQLASYDQVKEMILERGVMGDGIGTHVTASFAAGFVAAVASNPIDVIKTRVMNMKVEPGAEPPYSGALDCATKTVRAEGIMALYKGFIPTISRQGPFTVVLFVTLEQVRKLFKDF, encoded by the coding sequence ATGAGTCTCAAAGGCTTTGTCGAGGGAGGCATAGCTTCGATCGTTGCCGGGGCTTCCACTCACCCTCTTGACCTAATCAAGGTGCGCATGCAGCTTCAGGGCGAACCCCGCGTCCCCAGTCCCGCCTTTCAGTCCGCCATTCGTCCCACTGTTGCCTTAAACTCCACCATCGGATGTAATAATACTTCTCTGTCCGGTACATTACACGTTGCCCAACCACCCCGCGTTGGACCCATCTCCATCGCGGCTCGAATCATCCAGACAGAAGGTCTTGCCGCTGTCTTTTCCGGTGTCTCCGCAACCATCCTTCGCCAAACTCTCTACTCTACCACCCGCATGGGCCTTTACGATATTCTTAAGCGTAAATGGTCTGATTCTAATTCAGGCTCGGGTAATTTACCTCTCATGCGCAAGATAGCGGCTGGCCTTATTGCTGGCGGTGTCGGTGCCGCTGTCGGTAACCCTGCAGATGTGGCGATGGTTCGAATGCAAGCCGACGGACGCCTTCCGATCGACCAACGCCGGAACTACAAGAGTGTGGTTGATGCAATTAGTCAAATGTCAAAGCAAGAGGGTATTCCAAGCCTGTGGCGCGGCTCAGCTCTGACGGTGAACCGCGCGATGGTCGTGACGGCATCGCAACTGGCGTCTTACGATCAGGTCAAGGAGATGATCTTGGAGAGGGGTGTGATGGGGGATGGGATCGGGACCCACGTAACGGCAAGCTTCGCGGCAGGGTTCGTGGCTGCTGTGGCCTCAAACCCGATCGACGTGATCAAAACAAGAGTGATGAACATGAAGGTGGAGCCAGGGGCGGAGCCACCTTACTCTGGTGCATTGGATTGTGCCACGAAGACGGTGAGGGCAGAGGGTATCATGGCTTTGTATAAGGGTTTCATTCCTACCATCTCAAGGCAAGGCCCTTTCACAGTGGTGCTCTTCGTCACTCTCGAACAGGTTCGGAAGCTATTCAAGGATTTCTGA